A window of Desulfobulbus oralis genomic DNA:
CACCGTGGCGAGCGGGCATTCCCGCAGGGCGGTGACGATGTCCATGGCAGCGGCTTCGGGCTCCATGTCTTCGATGTTGGCCGAGGCGGCGATGAAGCCATGCTGGAGCATGAGGAGCGAATAAATGGCCTCGTGCACGCCGGCCGCGCCCAGGGAATGGCCGGAAAGCGACTTGGTCGAGCTGATGGGCGGGCTGCTTGCGCCAAAGACTTCGCGGATCGCGGAGAGTTCCACCAGGTCGCCGATGGGTGTGGAAGTGCCGTGGGCGTTGATGTAGTCGACCCGTCCCGTGCAACTCGCCAGCGCCAGCCGGATGCAGCGCACCGCGCCTTCGCCGGAAGGCGAAACCATGTCCACCCCGTCGGCGGTCGCGCCATAGCCCACGATTTCGCCGTAGATTCTGGCGCCGCGTTTCTTCGCCCGTTCCAGCTCCTCCACCACCACGAGGCCCGCGCCGTTGGCCACCACAAAGCCGTCCCGGTTTTTGTCGTAGGGGCGCGAGGCCTGCGCCGGCTGGTCGTTGAAGTGGGTGGAAAGCGCGCCCATGGCGTCAAACATGGCGGTCTGCGTCCAGTGCTCCTCATCCGAGCCGCCGGCAAACACGATGTCCTGTTTGCCCATCTGGATCTGCTCC
This region includes:
- the fabB gene encoding beta-ketoacyl-ACP synthase I, coding for MRRAVITGMGIVSSLGDSLGEVLESLQTGRSGAGFHEPYRELGLRAQIGAFTRINPKEHLDKKNLRFMGDAAAFAAIAMGQAIQDAGLAEDEVSNPRTGLVIGSGGTSAENVVATADIMRGKGLKRLSPFMVPRTMSSTVSACLTNAFHIKGLSYSLASACATGSHCIGTALEQIQMGKQDIVFAGGSDEEHWTQTAMFDAMGALSTHFNDQPAQASRPYDKNRDGFVVANGAGLVVVEELERAKKRGARIYGEIVGYGATADGVDMVSPSGEGAVRCIRLALASCTGRVDYINAHGTSTPIGDLVELSAIREVFGASSPPISSTKSLSGHSLGAAGVHEAIYSLLMLQHGFIAASANIEDMEPEAAAMDIVTALRECPLATVMSNSYGFGGTNACLIFRKL